tgaaaggtgaaacagacttttacgggatcttgcaagagattattgaagtggaatttccagggtTGTTGAAGCTAAAATGTGTCCTCTTCAAATGCGAGTGGTTCGACTCCGTGGAGAACCGTGGTGctcggtttaacaaatttggtGTTGTGGATATCCATTCTGGGAGAAGAtataacaaattcgagcctttcatcttagcttcccAAGCCGAACAAGTTAGCTTCCTTCCATACCTTCGCCTTCGGAGTTATGGAATAAATTGGTTAACTGCTATCAAAATAACACCTCGTGGACGGATTGttgctggagaagaaccacctttgcaagaagaagatgcaatcaatgaagttgaggtacttgatcaacaaactgatgaaattcttttgatcgacccggataaccgtcaatatgaagatcttcccgaaGATGTGATGGATGAAGCACGTGAAGATGAGTTCGATAGAAGCGATGATGATCATTGTAGTGATGTTGATGAGAACTCAAACGATTCTTcatgatgtaaaatatgtaacaaatgttgatttttattagaaaatcttattttcatatgtgtatcaaattctaatttatataaaatgcatttaaaaaaaaaattggagtttatggtttcagttagaaaaagaggttgaatgtgtaaaagatatgatagtatagatatgtaagtttggggtttagggattttgatTTTCGAGGTTTCACATATTTCGTTGTAAtttcgttgtaaaaaaaaacgcgggcctggtactttcctcgtaaaatttAGGTTCGTCGTAACTTCGTTGTAAACCATGAATCGgagtttagggatttgatttgtgGTTTCATACAGGCGTTGTAAACACCACGTAAACAAAAAAACGCGGACCTGGTACTTTCGTCGTAATTTCTGAAAGCACGTgtcctcgtaaattcgtcgtaaacagaaacacgggcctggtactttcgtcgtaaaccaaaaaacgcgggcctggtactttcgtcgtaaacccaaaaacgcgggcctagtatattcctcgtaaatttacgacgaatttacgaggaatgtgttttctaaatatATGCAACGCCTCTGAACGAGGCTTCCTCGTTCATTCCTcacaaacctctctctctctctctaaggtaactcctctctgtctctctctctctagttagtttttttttataattagtttaggtggttcgtatagggaattagtttagagaattagtttagggaattagtTTGGTGGTTAGTATAGgaaatctttttttaaaataattaattaatagtgttgtgatttttaattatttttttttaaaataatatagatcaTGGCTCCTAGGAAAAAATCACCACCGACTTATGATGAGATGTTTGGCGACGGTGCCGGGACGTCTTCTTCCGGCGGCCAAACATCTTCTGATGCCGTTCCAGACTCTCAGACATCTCAGAGAGTTTGGAGTCCTCCTCATCCCGCACCTCAGATggctccacctccacctcctccaccagcAGCTCCGCAGGATCCCATCCCAGGAGCAGATGTTCATCCAGACTTGCGGGTGCCTCCTCATGCACCATACGCAAGATATACGGTGGACGATTTGCTTTCCCAGCCTGGACGGGAGGGTATGGACATTTTGGACCCCGATAGACCGCCGGGTACTTATTGGTAAgtacatttataatttaaaaatttcaaatcatttttatattttttaattaacaagTTCGTTCAATTTGCAGGTTTGGGGCCAACAACCGTGTTTCCCGGAGCGTTTCACATACGATGAAGGGATACTTAGACGGAGCTTATCCAAACTGGAGCTTGACTCCAGATCACGTCAAGACCATTTGGTTTAAACAGTTTGcggtaatttttcaattttctttttaatattttttttatttatttttattaattattaattattaattattaatggtttcataattttgtttgtttcagcaaAGGTGGCACTGGTCCTTAGGAATCACTgaaatggtgaagaaggaatTCAAGGCAAAGCCGAAGACTCGCCTTACCAACACGCTCTCAGATTGGAAGAATAAGTGACAGATCTACGGCTATGACGGGAAGCCCACTAGGGTCACCAAGGATGTATGGGATGGCCTCATCGCCTTTTAGAAGATATCCAGCTCAATCCGGAAGGCCAACTCCTGCTCCGCTTTCCGTAGGACCAAGGATAAAGACGGGAATTTGCCTACGGTTCATACCACCGGGCAAAAACCTCATGCCGGGATCCGTCTCGAAGCTGTAAGTTttagttgtaatatttattttattaataaatttgaatttcaatatttaatattttattattgttttttgtaGTATGAGAAGACCGGAGTCATGCCATCTTTGTCCGACCTCTTCAAGATGACTCACGCCAAACCGGACGGGACTCTTGTTGATCCTGCATCCGAGAAGCTCTTCAACACTGTGGCTGCTCGGGTTGATGAGCGGGAGACGCAACTCACCCAGCAGTCTCCGGATGGATTACCCGTCAAATTGACGACGGAAGAGGTCGACAGGATCTTCGAggaggtaaaatttaaaagctagtctaaattaattttactatttcaacaatattaactatttaatattattttttgtaggtcGCTCCAAGAAAGAAGGGCCGGACGGTGGGAATCGGTTCTGTTAACGAAGTCGCAAGGGCAACTTCGTCATACTCTTCGAGACGGGCCCAAGAGACTTCTCAGATGCAGGCTCGATTGGATACCCAGCAGGAGCGTTTAGACTCTCTCGAGAACCTGTTGGATATTATGGCGATGGGGAACCCGACCATGCAGAGAGCGTTAGGGGCCAGACGAGAAGCTCTCGGGATGCAACAACGGGTAAGACGAACttactatttaatataataaataaacaaacgatgtaaattcgtcgtaaagtttacgacgaatttacctcGAAACGCGTTTCGTTGTTAATCGTCCGTCGTAAAGGAAGATTCGTCGTAAACGCCACGTAACGTTTACGAGTAAATGAGTTCGTCGTAAACGAGAAGGAAAGCTTTCGTCGTAATGTCCACGTAAACACTCGTTGTAACTAACTCGTAAAGTTTTGAAGTAAAGGAGTTGTAAACAATTCGATGTAAAATACACGTAAATattcgatgtaaattcgttgtaaaatttACGACGACTTTACATGCCCGTCGTTGTAAAATTGATGTAATTGTTTACAACGTATTTACGACTATTACAGTTTTCATGGTAATGCAATATAGTTATATTTGACTTTTATCTTTCTGTTAACATTAAAATCTTTTCAATTAAATTGGAATTTTTCAGaagttattataatttattgtttcttttgtatcattttaatagtttcatttttatgcttgttattttatatatgaagaTTTATACAGAGATATACTAGACAGCTCACGTTAAAACATggactaatttttttaaatcgataacaaaatattttattgcaAAAACAATCAGATTGTGTGTTCAATATTTATTTGGGATTTTTTTGTTGGTAAGTTTCCAGATCCACATTTATTGTTGACAAATATATTCTGTAACATTCTTTCTTAGTAAGAGTACTGTGATTGTATAGTATTAATagctataaatattttgtgaaaaGGTTTTTTTACATAGACATTATAGGTATATACAATATTTCGtgtcatatatttattttggaataACACATTACttcttttgattaattttcaattCTATTTGTTTATGTACTTGTTGTTGTTGAGATCATTTGCTATATTGTTGCTTTGAACTACTATGaacgaaaaaaagaaacaaaacaagaaaaaatttctcattttaattttgaacatatagcaaaaataaaaataatttattcattcttgtttttcttatgtATAGTTGGTAACTTTGAATAAAAAGACTATGGCTATCTTTTAGTATATGTTTTAAAGATCATATCAACCACAAAAACAATGTAATGTTTCTTATCATTATCATTGTATATTCACTAGCTTCCAATCATATAATTTTACctcttaaaacttaaaaatcattaatataacGTAAGCCCTGTTCGTTTCTTAGACGCCGCGATAATAATGTGCgatcaaaaatatcaaaaaccaTGTcatcaactaattaaaaaagaGCTCGTTTGAAGATGTTGCGACTCAATTCATACACGGAACCTCTGCCGCCGGCGAGAATAATGAAGTCGCTATTTTTTACGGCGACCATTAAAATGGATGAAAAAGTTTCAGCGTCAGTTGCCAGCGTCATTATTTCTCTCCATCGTCAGTTGTCAGCGTCATTATTTCTTTCTATCgtttgttaattttttagaCGCTCTCTCTGCCGCAGCGTCTAAGAAACGAACATggctttaatttatttatatcacCACTCAAACCTATATACATTTTTGTTAAaggaaaattgtttttgaagacccactttttaattaaattaaataaaagtagaacaaaataataaaccaCGCTCCTCCTCTCCAGAGTGCTTATCCGCGCAATgaaataattcaaaaatttgACAAAAATGCCCTCTACTGATACTTTATTTTACAGTTCACACACCATCAAAAAGTAGAGAGAGCCGTTTCGATTCTTCTTCATCGCCAAAACGCCACTCTCGTTTTCTCTCTCACTCCGTCGTTCACTTCTAAAGAATCTCCGTTATATAACGCCGTTACTAAATCTGCGTTTTGGTTTCTTCTCCGTTCGAATTTCGAATAGATCGCTGTTTATGGTAAGCCCATAAATCCCAAAGATCTTCTctctttttgaattttgaaaaaaaaatttaagtgaTTCTTTGGGTTTCTTTGATAAAAAGCAATTTGCATAAAGTTGTTTCCTTTATCTTCTTCTCCGCAGGCTAGGACTCAGGTTCGATTTCGTGACCCGATTATCCATGTGTCTTCTTAGGGTTTTAGGTAGCTTCGAAGATGTTAGGGGTAGTTTCGTCTTTTAGTTAGGCCTTACTCGATGTTTACTGTGATCAAGGCTTGAGTTCATGATTATCTGTGCAAATTGTTCGCAAGATGTGATCTTACAATCCtttgatttggttttattatCTTTTGATTTGAAGATGCTAAGGGTAGTTTGGTCTTTTAGTTAGGCCACACTCCATGTTTACTATGATCAAGTCTGAGTTTTTGTATCTCTGAGTAGTAGTAGCAATAATGTTTGATTATCTATGCAAGAGCATTTTTTTGGCTGCAAAAATGTGATCTTCCAATCTTTTGATTCCAGGTGCACTTGAGTTAGCATCTTCTTTTGACATCAATGAAGAAGCTCTTCTTCTTTAGATCTTCGTCTGGTAATGGAACTGACAAACAGGCTCCCTGCGACAAAGCAGCAGAGAGCAAGATGAGAGCCCAAGCTAGTAATCAGACTGACCAAGAGTTCGATTGTGAGGCTTCTGGTGGTCCATCTCTTAGACGAAGCCTTTCCTTGTCCTCTGCAGGTTTCAAGTTTGAAGAAACTTCCACCAATGAGCTTAGCCAGGATAGGCGGCGGAATCATTCATCTCGGTATGCTCTTGATCTTCCTTTTCAGATTtgttaatagtatttttaactaaaaccaCTGACGAGAGCAATGTAATGCAAACTATGTGGCAGATGCTTTACTCCAGAAAGACAAGTTAGAGAGAGGCTGTTTGAAGTCCAGCAAGATTCATCTGGGAGTTCATCAACTTGTTCTAGTAATCTCTCTAGTAAAGTTCTGGACCGTTATATCGATGGAGAAGAGCATTTAGAACAGTGCAAGCAAAAGAGTACTTCTTCACGCAGTGATGTCTCTAGCAGCATTAACCGAAGGAAGCTTCCACCTCGAGTCCACTGTACATCTCCATCAAACAATCTCAATGACAAAAGGAAGTCACATTCATTCAGAGAAGCTAAAGGACCCCGCCATCGTTTATCTTCCACTGATCGTCGTGTGGACAATGGATCCAGGCATGGATCGCCTCGCTCGCTTGCAAGAAATGTCATTGAAAGACTCTCTGAGACTCATGGCAAGTCAAATCATGAACCCATCACTATTCAAGATGTCTACGGTGGATCCCGTTTTGACTCGAGCTCAGATGTCACTGCTCATCGTTATGAACCTGTGAAGGAATATTACGCGCATGGCTATGGAAAGCACCTGCAAAATCATAGACATGGTATGGAAGAGGATGTTAACTCAGAGCTGGAAATGAAAGTTAAAGAAGCTGAGAAGAGAGTGAAACTGTTTTCTGAAGAAATGGAGCAGCAGAGATGCCTTTCTGACTGTGATTTTGACGTCTCATCTTTGGTTGGGGCGATTAGAAAACTCGAAGATGAGAGGCTCAGCTTGGCATTTGAGAATGTAAATCTTTTGCGCTCCCAAATGGCTGAGAGGGCTTCTTCCAGGGAAGAAATAAGACTGGTGAAGTCAGATTGGGAGTTGAACATACATAGaatagagaaagagaggagcGAGTTGCAGGCTGGATTGGAGAAAGAGCTTGATAGAAGGTCAGGCGAGTGGACTTCAAAGCTTGAGAAATTCCAGCTTGAAGAGAGGAAGATGCTAGAGCGTGTcagagagcttgctgagcagaATGTCTCACTTCAGAGAGAGCTATCGTCTTTCCATGAAAACGAGACAGAGAACAAAGGCATGATAACACATTTGGAGAGAAGAGTTGCAGAGCTGACCACGGCAGCAGATGAAGTGCGTGATGAGAACTCGTATCTTAAGCAAACTCTCTCCCAGATAAAAGAGAGTTACGCAGGTGCTACAGAAGATATTGATTTCTTAAGAAGGAACTTTGAAGAGAAGGATCAAGAATGCAAGGAGTTGCAGAAATCTGTTGCAAAGTTTCTGAGAACCTGCAAAGAACAAGAGAAGACAATCGAGGGTCTTCGAGATGGGGTCTCTGAGGAGAGTAAAAAGCAACCTTCAGAGAAGTTGGACCAGCTGGTGAAGAAATTGCAGGTGGAGCAAATAAGGTTGACAGGGATCGAGCTTTCACTTAGAAAGGAGGTTGAAGCAATGAAGCTTGAAACTGACTCTCTTCGCCAAGAGAATGTCTGTCTGCTGAATCGATTGAAAGGAAATGGCGAAGAGATAGAGGTTACAACGCTTAAGCTAGAGAATGAGTTGAAGATGCGTATATGCTACTTGCAAGACCAAGGACTGCCAATGCTAAACGAGAGCAACCACCTGTGTTACAAGTTACTGAAGTTCATCAAAGGGAAGCTAACTCAGTTTCCAGAAACCTCTCAGTCTCAGGATACGGGTTCAGTGAAAGATGGACTAAGCGAGCAGTTTATGATTGAATCTGAAATGAAAGTCCATGGAATAAGGCGTGGAACTGAAAACCTGAAGAGGAGTTTGCAAACAGTAACCAGTGTGGTGGCTTCAAATTCTGAATCATCTTGTTCAAGTACTGGTAGGCCTAAGGAACAAAGAAACCAATCAGTTGAAGTGAGTCtcgaaataaattatttttctctaaTACGTTCTCGTTTCTGTCTTTGCTAACGTTTGGCTTAATCTCATGTAGGAAAACCTTCGAGCAGAACTGAGAGCTGAGACCCTAATCACAAGTTTATTACGGGAGAAACTGTACTCCAAGGAACAAGAAATTGAACAGCTGCAAGCAGAAGTAGCAGCAGCAGTACGAGGCAATGAGATTCTGAGATGCGAGGTTCAAAACACTTTAGATAACCTATCAGTGAAGACTCACGATGTAAAGGACCTCAAGCTCCAGGTAAATAACATCAACCATCCTATATGTGTGTCTTTTTGTGGATCCTAGTAGTATACAGCTGTGTATATAACTTTACTTCGATCGTTTTTTTGACACCAGAtgttgaagaaagaagaaaacataaacCGGCTTGAGTTAAATCTCCAGGAAGCCGCGAAAGACATAACGAGCTTGAAAACAGTGTTGCCAAAAGTTTCTGATGAAAGGGACCAAATATGGAGGGAGTTAAGACAATGCTGTGAGAAGAACATGCTGATGAGCTCAGAGAACGAGACGTTGAGAGAGACTATAGATAGATTGGAGGAGAGAGTGTTAGAGAAAGAAGGAGAGATCACAATACTGCAAGACACAATAGGAAGCAAGCGTCTCAACATCTTCTCAAGTCCTGATTTCTAGTATTACTTTTCTCTTGTGTTCAgggattttctttttttctttaggCTTCTATCATCATTTTCGATGATTAGTCATTCTTTGGGGTTTATTCATATatgatttgttcttttttttttgcttttgctttGTTCTTTTGGATTTGCATATCTCAAAGATACAAGAACCGAAGCCAGTGAAATATTATATCaaagatttgtttttcttttatatatgatttatattgtATCAGGAAAGGATTGAAAAAGCATCTACATGACACATGCAACAACTGTTCTTTTTCATTATCTTAAAGTTCATGAGACCAAGCAAGTCTGCAACTTGAGTGAAACTGCACCTGCTTGCTTTCTCCTTCATTGCCCATAAGTTCTCGCTTGCTGCTTCAGTAAAAGCTCAGTGAGCAACGTGATTCAGAGAGCTTATACAAAACCAAACGAAGCTGAGTATGATCGCAGTACCCAAAGTTGAAAATAGAACTAAAGCTTAATAAGAGTCTTATAGTGATTTCTTCATAATATTCATtcgatcaaatatatatatatatatatatatatctaattttaatacTTGTCTCATTTTTTAGAATCAATTTTGATTCTTACCTATAATAATTATATGCTTATGTATTTGGTGagagtttttgaaaacatttgtTTCTTGCATTTGGATTAATTTTAGTTGTAAATATAAggcatatataattatttttatattaataaataaaatataagtgatttttaaattaaattcagtgttaatataaactgaatatattattttgaaaaagataGATTAGTTATTTAGTTCATTAGTTTTAGGCTagagtatatatttaataataattaagttaggTATAagtaaaagataataaaaagtaaaagataaTAAGAAAACTATTTAATTATAATGGTCCAATCTAGAAGATTTATAAATAGGTAAAAATcactattattttaataatattgataaaaaacATTAGTTAAATGTAACCGAAGGTTGGAAACTTATTAAGCCCATTAATGAAAACCATACGTATATAGtactttacaatttttttggttaaataagTAGTTTCCTAAATTATAGGTAGATGTAATTTTAATaactgaaaatattaaaaatgaaaatattattattaaatagcAATGgtgttattataaatattaaataaaattaaaaggaTGTAAAAAGCTGAtgtttttaattgtattgattatTCTATTCTCAGTATAAATAGCAATAAATACAATCTATACAATTTAAGAAGAAGACCTTTATTAGATCATTTTAAGTTTTGCAAGTATTTACAATACACTCActgcatttaaattttaataaaacaatttcattttattatgGTTAAAAAATATCGTCCGCTTCCATGATTTTgtgataataaaaaattgtatctAAATATTTGATTATCTATCTGACCGTTTAAGTTGCTATTAAATCGCGGGTCAATGCAAATTAGAGATCTATGACAAAATAAGAATTTATGCATGTATAAGAATTTATGCATGTATAGCATATTTTCCTaacaaaaaacaatataaatccgaacaataatatttttggtaaaaatctAATCAGTTTTATTAtgcaattatttttatattttaccatatttaatCTAGGCTagatttttctgtatttttgggtaattagttttgaaattaaatagtATAGCTTAGTTCTTTTATTGGTTGTATCAttgtatatttcatttttttataacatcTAATTTTGTTGATTTCAAATCAATGTAACATATTACATGAATCATAAATGACAACAAACATATTGTTAAAACgaacttttaataaagatagCAGTAACACGATGCTTCCTAACGCATTCGTAGGACAGGCTTGATTCGCTAGCTTTCCTCCACTTCGTTCTTGGtcttataaaatctttttttttgctctcaattttatgaataaatacCTTTTTTCTCTAAAAAGATCATTGGATGCGATCCATCTATTACATCGTAATCCTTTCCAAATACTCCCGCTACAGGAAATAACATGATTTGTTGTAACTATCCATGgcattgaaattttttttctttgaaaccaATAAAACCTTATCTTCAATTTGTTTTGTTGAACAAATATATGTAGACTCCTTCTTGCTTCTGTTAATGATGATGTCTCGTCAATGACCAGCACTGTAGGACTCTGAGAAACTTTCACTCGGTGACTCAACACAAACATTATTAAAACAATCACCCCATCGCATGAAGAGGCAATATGTCCAGGAGATGATTGGCCCAGATGTCTCTCCCATATCACCCAGGACCTGCGCGCTTCCTCATTCGACATGGCGGTTTCCAACACCAGATTGCCAAACTAACTCGATGATTCTCAATCGAAAAACTCGAGAGTAATAAGAAAACCGTACCCAAAAGTCGGATAAACCACTCCCAAAGGGAGACAACAACAGCGCCAACATTGACATGGACCATAACAGATAACCATAGGAGAAATAGCAATGTAGATACCGCTACCGGATATACTAACTGATCAGACTCGCCATGATGCAAAGATAATGAAAGAAGGATTTGGTGTCGAGTGGATAATTTTGATCTCGACACCACATCTGAGCACAAAACCATCAAAGATGTAGATGTAGAAACACAAAAGACAAGAAACAAGAAAATCCGGCGGTCTAAACCGccggaagaaaaaaaaatgtatatttcattttatagtaaaaaaaaaaaatatatatatatatatatatatatatatatatatttcattttatatttcattttttaatatttcattttatagtaAAAGAACACAAAACGAAAATAtcatacattaaataaaaaaatattttcagaatataatattaactaACTTGATTTAATACATAACACATTTTTAGAATAcagatgttttttttaaaaaagtaataaatttgTAACAACTCATTAAAActaatgtttaaaattaaattagtataggatattacattttatttgcaaaaagcaaagtttattttatattttaaatattattttaaaaataaaatatatccgCATATTGTGCGGATTCAATTATAGTATAAATTAACACGTTTTCTTGAGAATAAATTGACGTAGAAACAGACCAAGACcacaaaactatattatataacgaaagacaaaacatttaattagattgaaaatttatagaatttggCGATTCATCATCCTAAACTAGAAGACCACATTCACATGCTAACTTTTGGCCCATGGGCCAACAACGTATTAATTATTTATCTTGCCGCGCAAGATGAACGGACATACGTTTCCGAAATATCCGCAGTTCAGTAAACCCTAGATAGTTAGTGATATTTCCTTATATAAACTGTATTGTAAAACTTCCTCTTCACAGTAATCTTCTCCAccaaaactctctctcttatgTCGTCTGAAGCCAGATCTCTAGCCGCCACGAGCGGCAAAGAACCACCGCATGATAAAAAGATGAAGAAGCAATCGCCGGCCACAGAGCCGACGCCTATATCGATCTTGTCACTCCCCGAAGATCTGCTGATAAACTGCTTATCCCGCGTCTCTAGACTCTACCATCCAGTTCTCCGCCGCGTCTCCAAACGTTTCCGAGCCACCGTCTCTTCACCGGAGCTTTACGCAACCAGATGGCGCCAAAACCGCGCCGAGAAGTGTATCTACCTCTACATACGCTACCCTCTCGATCCCAAAACGTATTGGCTCACTCTAAGCCGTCTGCCTAGCCGAAACACAGCCAACGGATCAACCGGCTACGAGGTGGAGCAGATCCCATGTCCGAACTATCTGCGTCCCGCGCAGTCGTCGACGCTCGTATCCGTTGGATCCGATGTCTACAAGATCGGC
The sequence above is drawn from the Raphanus sativus cultivar WK10039 chromosome 7, ASM80110v3, whole genome shotgun sequence genome and encodes:
- the LOC108818370 gene encoding uncharacterized protein LOC108818370 is translated as MKKLFFFRSSSGNGTDKQAPCDKAAESKMRAQASNQTDQEFDCEASGGPSLRRSLSLSSAGFKFEETSTNELSQDRRRNHSSRCFTPERQVRERLFEVQQDSSGSSSTCSSNLSSKVLDRYIDGEEHLEQCKQKSTSSRSDVSSSINRRKLPPRVHCTSPSNNLNDKRKSHSFREAKGPRHRLSSTDRRVDNGSRHGSPRSLARNVIERLSETHGKSNHEPITIQDVYGGSRFDSSSDVTAHRYEPVKEYYAHGYGKHLQNHRHGMEEDVNSELEMKVKEAEKRVKLFSEEMEQQRCLSDCDFDVSSLVGAIRKLEDERLSLAFENVNLLRSQMAERASSREEIRLVKSDWELNIHRIEKERSELQAGLEKELDRRSGEWTSKLEKFQLEERKMLERVRELAEQNVSLQRELSSFHENETENKGMITHLERRVAELTTAADEVRDENSYLKQTLSQIKESYAGATEDIDFLRRNFEEKDQECKELQKSVAKFLRTCKEQEKTIEGLRDGVSEESKKQPSEKLDQLVKKLQVEQIRLTGIELSLRKEVEAMKLETDSLRQENVCLLNRLKGNGEEIEVTTLKLENELKMRICYLQDQGLPMLNESNHLCYKLLKFIKGKLTQFPETSQSQDTGSVKDGLSEQFMIESEMKVHGIRRGTENLKRSLQTVTSVVASNSESSCSSTGRPKEQRNQSVEENLRAELRAETLITSLLREKLYSKEQEIEQLQAEVAAAVRGNEILRCEVQNTLDNLSVKTHDVKDLKLQMLKKEENINRLELNLQEAAKDITSLKTVLPKVSDERDQIWRELRQCCEKNMLMSSENETLRETIDRLEERVLEKEGEITILQDTIGSKRLNIFSSPDF